A single region of the Candidatus Neomarinimicrobiota bacterium genome encodes:
- a CDS encoding MotA/TolQ/ExbB proton channel family protein — protein sequence MVQYFIDGGTFMWPILVSLVFGLGFALERAYSLVVSSIDSQKFFKDVSETLDKSGVTAAAELCNETRGPVAEIFHAGLSRAHRGLADVEKAIQNAGSLEMAFLEKNMIWLNTVITVAPMVGFTGTVVGMIDAFDAIKAANDISPAVVAGGISKALLTTAFGLITAMIIQIFQNFFVSRIDKLIFDMEENSLKLVDQLYEIDAAKKSKK from the coding sequence ATGGTTCAATATTTCATTGATGGTGGCACATTTATGTGGCCCATATTGGTATCACTAGTGTTCGGACTTGGGTTTGCTTTAGAACGAGCATATTCGCTTGTTGTTTCATCTATAGATTCCCAGAAGTTTTTTAAAGATGTTTCTGAAACTTTGGATAAAAGCGGTGTTACAGCGGCTGCTGAGCTTTGTAACGAAACGCGGGGACCCGTGGCAGAAATTTTCCATGCCGGTCTTTCAAGGGCTCACCGTGGTTTGGCAGACGTGGAAAAAGCAATCCAAAATGCCGGTTCGCTCGAAATGGCATTTCTTGAAAAAAACATGATATGGCTGAATACCGTAATTACCGTTGCTCCCATGGTCGGGTTTACAGGGACAGTTGTGGGTATGATTGACGCGTTTGATGCAATTAAAGCGGCCAACGATATTTCACCAGCGGTTGTTGCGGGCGGGATTTCAAAGGCGCTTTTGACTACAGCGTTTGGTCTGATTACAGCTATGATCATCCAAATTTTCCAAAACTTTTTTGTTTCAAGAATTGATAAACTAATTTTTGACATGGAAGAAAACTCCTTAAAGCTGGTTGATCAGCTTTATGAAATAGACGCTGCTAAAAAGAGCAAGAAGTAG
- a CDS encoding S41 family peptidase, which translates to MNKGKNFSKWTLLAGITAGLLIAFPFTQAISSTQKNPYSIVEKKFKVMTQILNYVNQLYYEDIDMEMLMDGAFKGIMDQLDPHSIFISAKDQKNINEMFRGEFQGIGIEFDILNNYITVIAPVIGGPSEKAGIRAGDWIVEIDGESAKGIEREDVYKKLRGKKGTRVNLKIGRIGTNPFDVTIIRDDIPLYSVRASVMLDDRTGYVWLTRFSAKSGPEVRKAMNKLLGQGMDRMILDLRNNGGGILDQAAEVANIFIARRDTLVYTRGKNKKAEQAFVASPQKGNEDFSVIILINRGSASASEIVAGAIQDLDRGLVVGETSFGKGLVQSQRPLVDGSAIRVTIARYYTPSGRLIQRPFNNGNLEDYYRELYEEDREEKLDSLKKLRPPFSTRAGRTVYGGGGITPDVHIPWDLKLNDTTRGILSNPTRPMFNWSAAFVRAQKDLPDNFRIFQSEWELPQKALGDFLSFVKNENVDFDSSGINENEAYLRTILKSEIAGAMWGRNELWGIRVASDNQVMDALKHFNEADAFLADSY; encoded by the coding sequence ATGAATAAAGGAAAAAACTTTTCAAAGTGGACCCTTTTGGCTGGGATAACGGCAGGGCTACTTATTGCATTTCCTTTCACACAGGCAATTTCTTCTACTCAGAAAAACCCCTATTCTATAGTTGAGAAGAAATTCAAAGTGATGACCCAGATTCTGAATTATGTAAATCAACTCTATTACGAAGATATAGATATGGAAATGCTTATGGATGGCGCATTCAAGGGGATAATGGATCAACTGGACCCCCACTCCATATTTATTTCAGCAAAAGACCAGAAAAATATTAACGAAATGTTTCGCGGGGAATTTCAAGGGATTGGTATAGAGTTCGACATCCTAAATAATTACATAACAGTGATTGCGCCGGTTATTGGTGGTCCATCAGAAAAGGCAGGAATTCGGGCTGGCGATTGGATTGTTGAAATTGACGGCGAAAGTGCGAAAGGAATTGAACGGGAAGATGTTTATAAAAAACTCCGCGGCAAAAAAGGCACTCGGGTCAATCTAAAAATTGGACGAATAGGTACGAATCCATTTGATGTAACCATTATTCGAGACGATATACCATTGTATAGTGTTCGCGCTAGCGTTATGTTAGACGATAGAACGGGTTATGTTTGGCTCACAAGGTTTTCTGCAAAATCAGGACCGGAGGTCCGCAAGGCCATGAACAAACTGTTAGGCCAAGGCATGGATAGAATGATTCTTGATTTGAGGAATAATGGTGGCGGGATATTGGACCAGGCTGCGGAAGTTGCCAATATTTTTATCGCCCGCAGGGATACCTTGGTTTACACAAGAGGGAAAAACAAAAAAGCGGAACAAGCCTTTGTTGCATCACCCCAAAAGGGGAATGAAGATTTTTCTGTTATTATATTAATTAACCGCGGCTCCGCTAGTGCTAGTGAAATTGTTGCCGGCGCCATTCAAGATTTAGACCGAGGCTTGGTTGTGGGTGAAACCAGTTTTGGAAAAGGGCTGGTTCAAAGCCAAAGGCCTCTTGTTGACGGATCGGCAATTCGCGTAACCATTGCTCGATATTATACTCCCAGCGGAAGATTGATTCAACGCCCTTTTAATAATGGCAATCTTGAAGATTATTATCGCGAATTATATGAAGAAGACCGCGAAGAAAAACTGGATTCTCTCAAAAAGCTTCGGCCACCATTTTCTACACGAGCAGGCAGAACGGTTTATGGTGGCGGTGGAATTACCCCTGATGTCCATATTCCTTGGGATTTAAAATTAAACGATACCACCAGAGGAATTTTAAGCAACCCAACTCGTCCGATGTTTAATTGGAGTGCTGCTTTTGTAAGGGCCCAAAAAGATTTGCCGGACAACTTTAGAATATTTCAAAGTGAGTGGGAGCTTCCACAAAAAGCCTTGGGAGATTTTTTATCATTTGTAAAAAATGAAAATGTTGATTTTGATTCAAGCGGAATAAATGAAAATGAGGCTTACTTACGTACAATTCTCAAATCAGAAATAGCCGGGGCTATGTGGGGCCGAAATGAACTTTGGGGTATTAGAGTCGCGTCTGACAACCAAGTTATGGATGCCCTAAAACATTTTAACGAAGCTGATGCATTCTTGGCTGATAGCTATTAA
- a CDS encoding biopolymer transporter ExbD has protein sequence MMKVKRKTQIDSEIPTASMPDIIFMLLIFFMVTTVLREYSGLPISLPKAKRIEKLKSKRHTSHIWVSKEGLISIEDKLYASDGVRHVMYEKRVSDPQLVISLKADERAKMGLISDIHTELRKADALKLNYSSKTAVD, from the coding sequence CTGATGAAGGTTAAAAGAAAAACACAAATCGATTCAGAAATTCCAACGGCCTCTATGCCGGACATCATTTTTATGTTGTTAATCTTTTTTATGGTTACAACAGTTTTACGAGAATATTCTGGACTTCCTATTTCGCTTCCGAAAGCCAAGCGGATTGAAAAATTGAAATCAAAACGTCACACATCCCACATTTGGGTTTCTAAAGAAGGATTGATTTCAATTGAAGATAAACTTTATGCTTCTGATGGAGTTAGGCACGTGATGTATGAAAAACGTGTATCCGACCCTCAACTTGTCATTTCGCTTAAAGCAGATGAAAGAGCAAAAATGGGATTGATTAGCGACATCCATACGGAACTGAGAAAAGCTGACGCATTGAAACTAAATTATTCATCAAAAACGGCGGTAGATTAA
- a CDS encoding biopolymer transporter ExbD, translating into MAGKRRFKGGEIPTSSMADIAFLLLIFFLVTTTIDMDKGLGMVLPAEGEEIEISKKNILNCLINSTGNVLLGGEGVEIRNLSKTVRQKLVENDKLVISVKAHKAASYRDYVAVIDQLKRANATRISIAESN; encoded by the coding sequence ATGGCGGGAAAACGAAGATTTAAAGGGGGCGAAATCCCTACATCCTCAATGGCAGATATTGCTTTTTTGCTTTTGATATTCTTTTTGGTAACCACAACCATTGATATGGACAAAGGGTTGGGAATGGTGTTGCCGGCAGAAGGTGAAGAAATAGAAATCAGCAAGAAGAATATTTTAAACTGTCTAATCAACTCCACGGGGAATGTATTGCTTGGCGGTGAGGGTGTTGAAATTAGAAACCTGTCAAAAACTGTTCGGCAAAAGTTGGTTGAAAACGACAAACTCGTAATTTCAGTAAAAGCACACAAAGCGGCATCTTATCGAGATTATGTTGCAGTTATTGATCAATTGAAAAGAGCAAACGCGACGCGTATATCGATTGCGGAGTCTAACTGA